One genomic region from Candidatus Nomurabacteria bacterium encodes:
- a CDS encoding glycosyltransferase family 4 protein, producing MSRHIVIDNRISGTSTGRYSDKLIEHLHLLNPQYKITVITTPERKGYIEKIAPSFQVATSNFRSFSIGEQFGLLAQIKNLKPDLVFFSMVQQPLLLSGKTITMMHDLTALRFKNTHQNSFVQAFRQQLYNLMNYVVCKKSSKILTPSQYIKDDLMKKYSVSKDKINVTRESADKISISPQSFKKLTNKQFLLYVGRAQPHKNLRNLVESFALVQQKHPELVLVLAGKIDLAYQEIINLVDQKSINSVVFLGFVDDSQLKWLYQNAECYVLPSLSEGFGLPGLEAMVHGCPLVSSNATCLPEIYGKGALYFNPTDVQDMADKINTVLDDEKLRDQLIKAGYAQSKKYSWSKMAKETLDVYKQVLGDS from the coding sequence ATGTCTCGTCATATCGTAATAGATAATCGTATTTCTGGTACTTCAACTGGTCGATATTCTGACAAACTTATTGAACATCTTCATCTGTTAAATCCACAGTACAAAATAACCGTTATTACCACGCCAGAACGAAAAGGTTATATAGAAAAAATTGCACCATCGTTTCAGGTTGCTACATCAAACTTTCGCAGTTTTAGTATTGGCGAACAATTTGGTTTACTGGCACAAATAAAAAATCTAAAGCCTGATTTGGTTTTTTTTAGTATGGTACAACAACCATTGTTGCTTTCGGGAAAAACTATAACAATGATGCATGACCTAACCGCTCTCAGGTTTAAAAACACACACCAAAATAGCTTTGTTCAAGCCTTTCGGCAACAGTTATATAATCTGATGAATTATGTTGTTTGTAAGAAATCCTCTAAGATACTTACTCCAAGTCAGTATATTAAAGATGATTTGATGAAAAAATATAGTGTTAGTAAAGACAAGATTAACGTAACTCGTGAATCTGCCGATAAGATATCTATCTCACCACAATCTTTTAAAAAACTAACAAATAAACAGTTCCTACTTTATGTTGGTCGAGCTCAACCACACAAAAACCTTCGTAATTTAGTTGAGTCATTTGCCTTGGTTCAACAAAAACACCCAGAGTTAGTGTTAGTGTTGGCGGGAAAGATAGATTTGGCATATCAGGAAATTATTAACCTGGTGGACCAAAAATCTATCAATAGTGTAGTGTTTTTGGGATTTGTCGACGATAGCCAGCTGAAGTGGCTTTATCAAAACGCTGAGTGTTATGTTTTGCCTTCGTTAAGTGAGGGGTTTGGGTTGCCAGGGCTTGAAGCAATGGTTCATGGTTGTCCGCTGGTTAGTAGTAACGCTACGTGTTTACCAGAAATTTACGGCAAAGGGGCTTTATATTTCAATCCTACTGATGTGCAAGATATGGCAGATAAAATTAACACTGTATTGGATGACGAAAAACTTCGTGATCAGCTAATTAAGGCTGGTTATGCTCAATCAAAAAAATACTCCTGGTCAAAAATGGCCAAAGAAACCCTCGACGTATATAAACAAGTTTTAGGGGATAGTTAA
- a CDS encoding O-antigen ligase family protein, with protein MSNISRDSIFLKYCFLFFVAIIPFSALLTTIIDSKINNILLSSSFEEVIIVLLTLLSIIILARHKEYRSKFMKGLGSAFGISLLAFTIYCGIFLLIKGINPVSFVGFVLNVRFVGVVLSGALLGLIYKKQLINDVSRLVVVCGVISVVLGIVMVLLPPRYLTGLGYDASGIDRPGRPGAQYLVSANLPIKRMQAGFRSPNSLGVYLLIPFALVLFNQVKLLKRNRYLVLSIVALGVVWSFSRGAWIGLLILAGWYVFVNRHLLLSNHKARIVLVLSVVVALLGISAVTLSPVGRSLLLHQTDNQANGSTELRLKSYGSNMRLFVSNPLGRGHGYASPAGRLSNNNSGAYVVTENSYIQYGLELGVVGLLLFVAFMVATWQQIRWFSPPISRQAYWSLLATIAIIGLFIPIWTEESVPITWWALVSLNIGLGFVSQLKHAKNSTS; from the coding sequence ATGAGTAATATCAGTCGTGATTCGATATTTCTGAAATATTGTTTTCTTTTTTTTGTAGCAATTATTCCGTTTTCGGCACTACTTACAACCATTATTGATTCTAAGATTAATAATATTTTGTTGAGTAGTAGTTTTGAAGAGGTTATTATTGTGCTTTTAACACTACTTTCAATAATTATCCTTGCAAGACACAAGGAATATCGCTCTAAATTCATGAAGGGTTTAGGTAGTGCATTTGGTATCAGTCTGCTGGCTTTTACAATATACTGTGGGATATTTTTGCTAATCAAAGGAATAAATCCAGTTAGTTTTGTGGGTTTTGTGCTTAATGTTCGGTTTGTTGGAGTAGTACTATCTGGAGCGCTGTTGGGATTAATCTATAAAAAACAACTGATTAACGACGTTAGCAGACTAGTTGTAGTCTGCGGTGTGATTAGTGTGGTTTTGGGAATAGTCATGGTTCTATTACCACCAAGATACCTAACCGGCCTTGGCTATGATGCGTCTGGTATAGATAGACCAGGAAGGCCAGGTGCGCAATACTTAGTCAGCGCAAACCTTCCAATAAAACGCATGCAGGCTGGATTTCGTAGCCCAAATTCTTTGGGTGTATATTTATTAATCCCGTTTGCTTTGGTGTTATTTAATCAAGTAAAGCTATTAAAACGTAATCGGTATTTGGTTCTATCAATTGTAGCGCTTGGTGTTGTATGGTCATTTTCGCGAGGCGCGTGGATTGGGTTATTAATACTTGCTGGCTGGTACGTGTTTGTTAACAGACATCTATTATTATCGAATCACAAAGCTCGTATTGTGTTGGTGTTGAGTGTTGTTGTGGCCTTGTTAGGTATTTCTGCCGTTACGCTTTCCCCAGTTGGTAGATCTTTACTACTTCATCAGACAGATAATCAAGCTAATGGATCCACGGAGCTTAGATTAAAAAGTTATGGTAGCAATATGAGGTTATTTGTTTCTAATCCTCTAGGTCGGGGTCATGGATATGCCAGCCCAGCAGGAAGACTAAGCAATAACAATTCTGGGGCGTATGTTGTTACAGAAAACTCGTATATACAATATGGGCTAGAGCTAGGCGTTGTTGGTTTGTTGTTATTCGTGGCCTTCATGGTTGCAACTTGGCAACAAATTAGATGGTTTAGTCCACCAATCTCGCGACAAGCATATTGGTCCCTGCTAGCCACTATCGCAATCATTGGGTTATTTATCCCTATATGGACAGAAGAATCGGTTCCAATAACCTGGTGGGCACTAGTAAGTTTAAATATAGGCTTGGGTTTTGTGTCACAACTGAAACATGCCAAAAATAGCACTTCTTAG
- a CDS encoding glycosyltransferase family 2 protein: MKTKVVVVIPNWNGQDFIVECLRSLEKQTFKPKIVVVDNGSVDDSVQIIKDRFPNVELLLQKTNLGFAGGVNKGIDWAIMNDYEYVALFNNDAVASKDWLKNLVTAGDNHKEAGIITGKFMRMDKKHIDSTGDFYTVWGIPFPRGRNQLDKGQYDTAEYVFGATGGASLYRTAMLKEIGLFDERFFAYYEDVDISFRAQLAGWKVWYEPGAVAYHHVSATSARLGGFSRYHSTKNFTLLFNKNMPGSLFWKYKPLFLYGLLRMLGGAIRDHHIGSFIKGVAKSFVLLPNTRQQRKKIQGNLTVSTEYIDGILYKSKPLKIPKIN; the protein is encoded by the coding sequence ATGAAAACTAAAGTTGTTGTAGTAATACCTAATTGGAATGGTCAAGACTTTATTGTTGAGTGTTTACGGTCATTAGAAAAACAAACCTTTAAGCCTAAGATTGTGGTAGTAGATAACGGTTCGGTGGATGATTCTGTTCAAATAATTAAAGATAGGTTTCCTAATGTTGAGTTGTTGCTACAAAAAACTAATCTAGGTTTTGCTGGTGGGGTTAATAAAGGCATTGACTGGGCTATAATGAATGATTATGAATACGTAGCACTGTTTAATAACGATGCTGTTGCTAGCAAGGATTGGTTAAAAAACCTGGTCACTGCCGGAGATAACCATAAAGAGGCAGGCATTATTACCGGCAAATTTATGCGCATGGACAAAAAGCATATCGATAGTACTGGTGATTTTTATACCGTTTGGGGAATACCTTTTCCTAGGGGGAGAAACCAATTAGATAAAGGTCAATATGATACTGCTGAGTATGTGTTTGGTGCCACAGGTGGAGCATCACTTTATCGCACGGCAATGCTCAAAGAAATTGGATTGTTTGACGAAAGGTTTTTTGCCTACTATGAAGATGTAGACATTAGCTTTCGGGCCCAACTAGCTGGCTGGAAGGTCTGGTATGAACCAGGTGCAGTAGCCTATCATCATGTGTCAGCAACTAGTGCTAGGTTGGGTGGGTTTTCCCGTTATCATAGCACCAAGAACTTTACCTTACTTTTTAATAAAAATATGCCTGGTAGTCTTTTTTGGAAATATAAACCATTGTTTTTGTATGGCCTTCTACGTATGCTTGGAGGAGCAATCAGAGATCACCATATCGGGTCGTTTATTAAGGGTGTTGCGAAGTCTTTTGTGTTGCTTCCGAATACTCGTCAGCAACGTAAGAAAATTCAAGGCAATCTTACTGTAAGTACCGAGTATATCGATGGCATATTGTATAAAAGCAAACCCCTCAAAATACCAAAGATTAATTAG
- a CDS encoding replication-relaxation family protein: MSTVKYRRPLNGQQTETLNILYWYRFCTAKQLAHTLGKSSQKAIQNKLQVLEAQGFIDKRYDKSYKLAGRPAEYFITPKGARELERLKPGVTNKWATKSLYKNKTVSDDFLRHCITVTEIAKKLREIFGNIHKMYILPKSYIAQYGYYPAWTPDLHLEIPGRGSTPSKHYFVDIWDGTKPFFVSVRKTRNYVNFKDSEQWQEKEQFPVIVAICQDEKNQKKLNKQIKRILDDQWDEELLFATTTLDKLQQATHPTDKIWSKILTDEDAEEMSLRSLLL, encoded by the coding sequence ATGAGTACAGTTAAGTATCGTAGACCACTCAATGGTCAGCAGACTGAAACGTTGAACATACTGTATTGGTATCGTTTTTGTACCGCCAAGCAGTTAGCTCATACACTGGGAAAATCGAGCCAGAAAGCTATACAAAACAAACTTCAAGTACTAGAAGCTCAAGGTTTCATTGATAAACGCTACGACAAAAGCTATAAACTAGCTGGCAGACCTGCTGAGTACTTCATAACACCAAAAGGTGCTCGTGAGCTGGAAAGACTCAAGCCCGGTGTTACTAACAAGTGGGCAACCAAAAGCTTGTACAAGAACAAGACGGTGTCTGATGACTTTTTGAGACATTGCATCACTGTCACCGAAATAGCCAAAAAGCTTCGTGAAATATTTGGCAACATACATAAAATGTACATACTACCCAAAAGTTATATAGCACAGTACGGCTACTATCCTGCTTGGACACCAGATCTTCATCTTGAGATACCAGGCAGAGGCAGTACACCATCCAAACACTACTTCGTTGATATTTGGGATGGCACTAAGCCATTCTTTGTTAGCGTCAGAAAAACTAGGAACTACGTGAACTTCAAAGATAGTGAGCAGTGGCAGGAAAAAGAACAGTTTCCTGTAATTGTAGCCATCTGCCAAGATGAGAAAAATCAAAAAAAGCTTAATAAGCAAATAAAGCGCATTTTGGATGACCAGTGGGACGAGGAATTGTTATTTGCTACTACTACGTTAGATAAGCTTCAGCAGGCCACACACCCCACCGACAAGATTTGGAGCAAGATACTTACGGATGAAGACGCCGAAGAAATGAGCTTAAGAAGTTTGTTGCTATAA